From Actinoplanes oblitus, a single genomic window includes:
- a CDS encoding DNA polymerase Y family protein — protein sequence MRGGGGPAVAGSGGKRRPGRRRVSEVGDGVRTLLLWCPDWPVVAAEIVLGVPAAEPVAVFAGNRVLACSEAARRETVRRGLRRRDAQGRCPQLIVVEHDPGRDARAFEPVVAAVEEVAAGVEVIRPGACALAARGPSRYYGGEEAAAERIVEHVAQSCAVESQAGIADGVFAAGIAARSGRIVPPGETPEFLAGMPVEALERPELTDLLRRLGTKTLGEFAALPSGDVLTRFGFDGALAHRLARGGDHRPLAVRQPPPDLAVEETYDEPLARVDTAAFAGRVLAERLHERLAGYGLACTRLGVEAVTADGQELHRVWRHDGLLTAAAIAERVRWQLDGWLTGARRNAAARPTAGLVRLSLIPGGILAHAGLQPGLWGDAGAERDRAHRAFSRVQGLLGPEAVVTPVLGGGRSGDDQVRLVPWGDERSPARPATVHADPIPDLRTVPVLDRAVAPELPGMPARRFPVPVAPLSVITGGARGGEAREGGARGREAREGEVREGEVREGEAREGEAREGEAGEGEVGEARRGEGHDAGPPARREVVAASPGADAPGVRKKHPDRRKTSRPPLLPPWPGRLPRPSPAMVLPQPLPAVVHDETGLPVGVSARLELTGVPTTLTVDRSAPLPITGWAGPWPVDERWWAPEEARRRARFQMCLADGRALLLALAAGQWTVEAIYD from the coding sequence ATGCGGGGCGGCGGCGGGCCGGCGGTGGCGGGAAGCGGCGGGAAGCGGCGACCGGGCCGGCGGCGGGTGTCTGAGGTGGGGGACGGGGTGCGGACGCTGCTGCTCTGGTGCCCGGACTGGCCGGTGGTGGCCGCGGAGATCGTGCTCGGGGTGCCGGCCGCGGAGCCGGTGGCGGTGTTCGCCGGGAACCGGGTGCTGGCCTGCTCCGAGGCGGCGCGGCGGGAGACCGTGCGGCGGGGGCTGCGGCGGCGGGACGCGCAGGGGCGATGCCCGCAACTGATCGTGGTGGAGCACGACCCGGGGCGGGACGCCCGGGCGTTCGAGCCGGTGGTGGCGGCGGTCGAGGAGGTGGCGGCCGGGGTCGAGGTGATCCGGCCGGGGGCGTGCGCGCTGGCGGCCCGGGGGCCGTCGCGGTACTACGGGGGCGAGGAGGCCGCCGCCGAGCGGATCGTCGAGCACGTCGCGCAGAGCTGCGCCGTGGAGAGCCAGGCGGGGATCGCGGACGGGGTGTTCGCGGCCGGGATCGCGGCGCGCAGCGGACGGATCGTGCCGCCGGGGGAGACGCCGGAGTTCCTGGCCGGCATGCCTGTCGAAGCCTTGGAGCGGCCGGAGCTCACCGACCTGCTGCGCCGGCTCGGGACGAAGACGCTGGGGGAGTTCGCCGCGCTGCCGTCCGGGGACGTGCTGACCCGGTTCGGGTTCGACGGGGCGCTGGCGCACCGGCTGGCCCGGGGCGGCGATCATCGGCCGCTCGCGGTTCGGCAGCCGCCGCCGGACCTGGCCGTCGAGGAGACCTACGACGAGCCGCTGGCGCGGGTGGACACCGCGGCGTTCGCCGGGCGGGTGCTGGCCGAGCGGCTGCACGAGCGGCTGGCCGGATACGGGCTGGCCTGCACCCGGCTCGGCGTCGAGGCGGTCACCGCGGACGGCCAGGAACTGCACCGGGTGTGGCGGCACGACGGGCTGCTCACCGCGGCCGCCATCGCCGAACGGGTGCGCTGGCAGCTGGACGGCTGGCTGACCGGGGCGCGCCGGAACGCCGCGGCCCGGCCGACGGCGGGCCTGGTCCGGCTGAGCCTGATCCCGGGCGGCATCCTGGCGCACGCCGGCCTGCAGCCCGGCCTGTGGGGTGACGCGGGTGCCGAGCGGGACCGCGCGCACCGGGCGTTCAGCCGGGTGCAGGGCCTGCTCGGCCCGGAAGCGGTGGTGACCCCGGTGCTCGGCGGCGGCCGCTCCGGGGACGACCAGGTCCGGCTGGTGCCGTGGGGCGACGAGCGCTCCCCGGCCCGTCCGGCCACCGTGCACGCCGATCCGATCCCGGACCTGCGCACCGTCCCGGTGCTGGACCGCGCCGTCGCCCCGGAGCTTCCCGGGATGCCCGCCAGGCGGTTCCCGGTGCCGGTCGCCCCGCTCAGCGTGATCACCGGAGGAGCGCGCGGAGGAGAGGCGCGCGAAGGAGGAGCACGCGGAAGAGAGGCGCGCGAAGGAGAGGTGCGCGAAGGAGAGGTGCGCGAAGGAGAGGCGCGCGAAGGAGAGGCGCGCGAAGGAGAGGCGGGAGAGGGAGAGGTGGGTGAGGCGCGACGGGGCGAGGGACACGACGCGGGACCGCCGGCGCGGCGTGAGGTGGTTGCCGCGTCACCGGGGGCGGATGCTCCAGGCGTACGAAAAAAGCACCCGGACCGCCGGAAAACCTCGCGCCCGCCGCTGCTCCCGCCCTGGCCGGGCCGCCTCCCCCGGCCGTCGCCCGCGATGGTGCTGCCGCAGCCGCTCCCGGCGGTGGTGCACGACGAGACCGGCCTGCCGGTCGGGGTGTCCGCGCGGCTCGAACTCACCGGCGTGCCCACCACCCTGACCGTCGACCGCTCCGCCCCGCTGCCGATCACCGGCTGGGCCGGGCCGTGGCCGGTCGACGAGCGCTGGTGGGCGCCGGAGGAGGCCCGCCGCCGGGCCAGGTTCCAGATGTGCCTGGCCGACGGCCGGGCGTTGTTGCTCGCGCTGGCCGCCGGCCAGTGGACGGTGGAGGCGATCTATGACTGA
- a CDS encoding error-prone DNA polymerase, whose translation MSFHNPERPWAEMERVLSGKARDLWSAPGPRQVVDPIAAEADGGDAPAWTRKREPYQAPALIRTRSAVDYAELHCHTNFSFLDGASHPEELAEEAARLGLTGLAVTDHDGFYGVVRFSQAARELSLPTIFGAELSLGLTRPQNGEPDPEGTHLLALAHGHEGYARLARVISEAQLAGGEKGKPEYGSLEQVAETLKDHVLVLTGCRKGVVPRALATEGHAAAGWELDRLVDLFGSPNVAVELTDHGDPYDADYNDALFGLARQRALEVVATGNVHYATPSRRRLATALAAVRARRSLDEMDGWLPAAGTAHLRSGAEMARRFADYPGAVANAAMYGDGLAFNLDLVAPKLPDYGVPPGHTEMSWLRELTMRGARERYGEHHPKAYRQLEYELRMIEELGFPGYFLVVYDIVQFCREQHIYCQGRGSAANSAVCYALWITNVDAVEYNLLFERFLAPERDGPPDIDVDIESDRREEVIQHVYQKYGREHTAQVANVISYRPRSAVRDMARAFGFSAGQQDAWSKQIDRWGDVATADSELPEQVVEFANAVQNFPRHLGIHSGGMVICDRPIIEVCPVEWGRMPGRTVLQWDKDDCAAVDLVKFDLLGLGMLSALHYAYDMIEDELDIGTMPLDDPEVYAMLRRADSVGVFQVESRAQMATLPRLKPDCFYDLVIEVALIRPGPIQGGSVHPYIRRKNGLEKPDVPHPLMRNALAKTLGVPLFQEQLMQLAIDVAGFDPSEADQLRRAMGAKRSVEKMDRIRRRLYQGMAGNGITGELADDLFHKLSAFASYGFPESHAMSFAYLVYASAWLKRYHPAAFCAALLNAQPMGFYSPQTLVDDARRHGVEVRRPDINRSDAMATLETTPETRWRSGPGEPPHAWGLGGPAVRQGLKAVRTIGEELAERIEMERRAYGPYRSMTDLARRTGCSTAHLEALATADAFASFGLSRREALWAAGAAAQDKPDRLPGTVTGTEAPMLPGMSEVDKLVADVWATGLSPETHPARFLREQLTRAGALRIDELAGMEAGSRVRAGGIVTHRQRPATAGGVTFVNLEDETGMLNVTCSAGLWLRYRRVARSSAALLVRGKLEKVEGVLNLVADRLDALTPPVTPASRDFR comes from the coding sequence ATGAGTTTCCACAATCCGGAGCGGCCGTGGGCCGAGATGGAGCGGGTGCTGTCCGGAAAGGCACGGGATCTCTGGTCGGCTCCCGGTCCCCGGCAGGTCGTCGACCCGATCGCGGCGGAGGCGGACGGCGGGGACGCTCCGGCCTGGACCCGCAAGCGGGAGCCCTACCAGGCACCGGCCCTGATCCGCACGAGGTCCGCAGTCGACTACGCCGAGCTGCACTGCCACACCAACTTCAGCTTCCTGGACGGCGCCAGCCATCCCGAGGAACTGGCCGAGGAGGCCGCCCGGCTCGGCCTGACCGGCCTGGCCGTCACCGATCACGACGGTTTCTACGGCGTGGTGCGCTTCTCCCAGGCGGCCCGCGAGCTGAGCCTGCCCACCATCTTCGGTGCCGAGCTGTCGCTGGGCCTGACCCGTCCGCAGAACGGCGAGCCGGACCCGGAGGGCACCCACCTGCTCGCCCTGGCGCACGGGCACGAGGGCTACGCCCGGCTGGCCCGGGTGATCTCCGAGGCCCAGCTCGCTGGCGGGGAGAAGGGCAAGCCCGAGTACGGCAGCCTGGAACAGGTCGCCGAGACGCTGAAGGACCACGTCCTGGTGCTGACCGGCTGCCGCAAGGGCGTGGTCCCGCGGGCGCTGGCCACCGAGGGGCACGCCGCGGCCGGCTGGGAGCTGGACCGGCTGGTCGACCTGTTCGGCTCCCCGAACGTGGCGGTCGAGCTGACCGACCACGGCGACCCGTACGACGCGGACTACAACGACGCCCTGTTCGGCCTGGCCAGGCAGCGCGCGCTGGAGGTGGTGGCGACCGGCAACGTGCACTACGCCACCCCGTCGAGGCGCCGGCTGGCCACCGCGCTGGCCGCCGTCCGGGCCCGCCGCAGCCTGGACGAGATGGACGGCTGGCTGCCCGCTGCCGGCACCGCCCACCTGCGCAGCGGCGCCGAGATGGCCCGCCGGTTCGCGGACTATCCGGGCGCGGTGGCGAACGCCGCGATGTACGGCGACGGCCTCGCCTTCAACCTCGACCTGGTCGCCCCCAAGCTCCCCGACTACGGGGTGCCGCCGGGGCACACCGAGATGAGCTGGCTGCGCGAGCTGACCATGCGAGGCGCCCGGGAGCGGTACGGCGAGCACCACCCGAAGGCCTACCGGCAGCTCGAATACGAACTGCGGATGATCGAGGAGCTGGGTTTCCCCGGCTACTTCCTGGTCGTCTACGACATCGTCCAGTTCTGCCGCGAGCAGCACATCTACTGCCAGGGCCGGGGATCGGCGGCCAACTCGGCGGTCTGCTACGCCCTGTGGATCACCAACGTCGACGCGGTCGAGTACAACCTGCTCTTCGAACGCTTCCTCGCCCCGGAACGCGACGGCCCGCCGGACATCGACGTGGACATCGAGTCGGACCGCCGCGAGGAGGTCATCCAGCACGTCTACCAGAAGTACGGCCGGGAGCACACCGCCCAGGTCGCCAACGTGATCTCCTACCGCCCCCGGTCGGCGGTCCGGGACATGGCTCGCGCGTTCGGCTTCTCGGCCGGTCAGCAGGACGCCTGGAGCAAGCAGATCGACCGCTGGGGTGACGTGGCGACAGCTGACAGCGAGCTGCCCGAGCAGGTCGTGGAGTTCGCCAACGCGGTCCAGAACTTCCCCCGCCACCTGGGCATCCACTCCGGCGGCATGGTGATCTGCGATCGCCCGATCATCGAGGTCTGCCCGGTGGAGTGGGGCCGGATGCCGGGCCGCACCGTGCTCCAGTGGGACAAGGACGACTGCGCGGCCGTCGACCTGGTCAAGTTCGACCTGCTCGGGCTCGGCATGCTCTCCGCGCTGCACTACGCCTACGACATGATCGAGGACGAGCTGGACATCGGCACGATGCCGCTCGACGACCCCGAGGTCTACGCGATGCTCCGCCGGGCCGACTCGGTCGGGGTGTTCCAGGTGGAGAGCCGGGCCCAGATGGCGACGCTGCCCCGGCTCAAGCCGGACTGCTTCTACGACCTGGTGATCGAGGTGGCGCTGATCCGGCCGGGGCCGATCCAGGGCGGGTCGGTGCATCCGTACATCAGGCGCAAGAACGGCCTGGAGAAACCGGACGTCCCGCACCCGCTGATGAGGAACGCGCTGGCCAAGACGCTCGGGGTGCCGCTGTTCCAGGAGCAGCTGATGCAGCTGGCCATCGACGTGGCCGGTTTTGATCCGTCCGAGGCGGACCAGTTGCGCCGCGCCATGGGCGCCAAGCGCTCGGTGGAGAAGATGGACCGGATCCGCCGCCGGCTCTACCAGGGGATGGCCGGCAACGGGATCACCGGCGAGCTGGCCGACGACCTGTTCCACAAGCTCTCCGCGTTCGCCAGTTACGGCTTCCCGGAGAGCCACGCGATGAGCTTCGCCTATCTGGTGTACGCGAGCGCCTGGCTGAAGCGGTACCACCCGGCGGCGTTCTGCGCGGCACTGCTGAACGCCCAGCCGATGGGCTTCTACTCGCCGCAGACCCTGGTCGACGACGCGCGCCGGCACGGGGTCGAGGTGCGCCGCCCGGACATCAACCGGAGCGACGCGATGGCCACCCTGGAGACCACGCCGGAGACCCGGTGGCGGTCCGGGCCGGGGGAGCCGCCGCACGCCTGGGGACTGGGCGGCCCGGCGGTCCGGCAGGGGCTGAAGGCGGTCCGGACGATCGGCGAGGAGCTGGCCGAGCGCATCGAGATGGAGCGGCGGGCGTACGGGCCGTACCGGTCGATGACCGATCTGGCCCGGCGGACCGGTTGCTCGACCGCGCACCTGGAAGCGCTCGCCACCGCCGACGCCTTCGCGAGTTTCGGCCTCTCCCGGCGCGAGGCGCTGTGGGCCGCCGGGGCGGCCGCCCAGGACAAGCCGGACCGGCTGCCGGGGACGGTGACCGGCACCGAGGCGCCGATGCTGCCCGGGATGAGCGAGGTGGACAAGCTGGTGGCGGACGTCTGGGCGACCGGGTTGTCCCCGGAGACGCACCCGGCCCGCTTCCTCCGGGAGCAGCTGACGCGGGCCGGGGCGCTGCGGATCGACGAACTGGCCGGGATGGAGGCGGGCAGCCGGGTCCGGGCCGGCGGGATCGTGACGCACCGGCAGCGGCCGGCCACCGCGGGTGGGGTGACGTTCGTGAACCTGGAGGACGAGACCGGGATGCTGAACGTGACCTGCTCGGCCGGGCTGTGGCTGCGGTACCGGCGGGTGGCGCGGAGCAGTGCGGCGCTGCTGGTGCGGGGAAAGCTGGAGAAGGTGGAGGGGGTGCTGAACCTGGTGGCGGACCGGCTGGACGCGCTCACGCCGCCAGTGACGCCGGCTTCACGCGACTTCCGGTGA
- a CDS encoding SSI family serine proteinase inhibitor: protein MLFQICAGLTAVVATAAPVSAATQPRPAAGTRLVLAYAAEAGFATAVKLTCDPDGGGHPQPAQACAALTRVRANPARLKPADRYCFLLYKPITARLTGTWRGRSVTWAHTYGNSCEMNRATGVLFDF from the coding sequence ATGCTGTTCCAGATCTGCGCCGGCCTCACCGCGGTAGTGGCCACCGCCGCGCCGGTGAGCGCCGCCACCCAGCCGCGGCCGGCCGCCGGCACCCGGCTCGTCCTGGCCTACGCGGCCGAGGCCGGCTTCGCCACGGCGGTCAAGCTCACCTGCGACCCGGACGGCGGCGGCCACCCGCAGCCGGCACAGGCCTGCGCCGCGCTCACCCGGGTCAGGGCGAACCCGGCCCGGCTCAAACCGGCCGACCGCTACTGCTTCCTGCTCTACAAGCCGATCACCGCACGGCTGACCGGCACCTGGCGGGGACGCTCGGTGACGTGGGCGCACACCTACGGCAACAGTTGCGAGATGAATCGCGCCACCGGCGTCCTGTTCGATTTCTAG
- a CDS encoding methyltransferase domain-containing protein: MDTAIARTGRPLVTARTAAVWAVLRRELDRHAGRELTVLDVGGGTGGFAVPLAEAGHAVTVIDASPDALAALTRRAADAGVADRVRAVQGDGDALAGLVEPGSADLILCHAVLEVVDDPAATVAAIAGALRPGGALSLLVASRAAAILGRAVNGHLRAASALVTDPEGRSGPRDTLRRRYDAETAAAVLRGAGLEVEETHGVRVVADLLPAAVVEEDPQVVLDLELALSARPPFRDIASQLHLFARRP, encoded by the coding sequence GTGGACACCGCAATCGCACGAACCGGCCGGCCGCTCGTCACCGCCCGCACCGCGGCGGTCTGGGCCGTCCTGCGCCGTGAGCTGGACCGGCACGCCGGCCGTGAGCTGACAGTCCTCGACGTCGGCGGTGGCACCGGCGGGTTCGCCGTGCCGCTGGCCGAGGCCGGGCACGCCGTCACCGTGATCGACGCCAGCCCGGACGCCCTCGCCGCCCTGACCCGCCGCGCCGCCGACGCCGGCGTGGCCGACCGGGTGCGCGCCGTGCAGGGTGACGGCGACGCGCTCGCCGGGCTGGTCGAGCCGGGCAGCGCCGACCTGATCCTGTGTCACGCCGTGCTCGAGGTGGTCGACGACCCGGCCGCCACCGTCGCCGCGATCGCCGGCGCGCTGCGGCCCGGTGGCGCGCTCAGCCTGCTGGTCGCCAGCCGCGCCGCCGCGATCCTGGGCCGCGCCGTGAACGGGCATCTGCGGGCGGCGTCCGCCCTGGTCACCGACCCGGAGGGCCGTTCCGGCCCGCGCGACACGCTGCGCCGGCGCTACGACGCGGAGACCGCTGCCGCGGTGCTGCGCGGTGCCGGGCTGGAGGTCGAGGAGACGCACGGCGTACGGGTGGTCGCCGACCTGCTGCCGGCCGCCGTCGTCGAGGAGGACCCGCAGGTGGTGCTGGACCTGGAGCTGGCGCTGAGCGCCCGGCCGCCGTTCCGGGACATCGCCTCCCAGCTGCATCTGTTCGCCCGCCGGCCATGA
- a CDS encoding alkaline phosphatase family protein, with translation MIELPDDGLHPDALRLLRPAYGTASLADLLPSVSAVLGVPGAADVLGLGARLDGVDKIAVLLVDGLGAYQLPLAAPHAPVLADLAAGGRGHAGTLTAGFPSTTPVSLVTLGAGVAPGAHGVLGFTVRRPDGRPLTHISWGDDPDPRQWQPVPTRMELAAAAGVRVTVVSRPQFEGSGLSLAANRGGVYRGAADGAAVADEMLAALREADGPALVYGYHPDLDHFGHEDGVGSESWREAARGVDKLLDRVVHGLPPRSALLVVADHGQLNVPAEGRRDMAAIPELSDGVIGVAGEPRVRYLYAADGALDDVLANWRGVFGDEASVLTRAAAIEAGWFGPVPDGHADRIGDVVVLCWGRTVSVASGWEPVKARQLVAYHGSATAAEMTVPLLIVR, from the coding sequence ATGATCGAGCTGCCCGACGACGGGCTGCACCCGGACGCGTTGCGGCTGCTCCGCCCGGCCTACGGCACCGCCAGCCTGGCCGACCTGCTGCCCAGCGTGAGCGCCGTGCTCGGGGTGCCGGGCGCGGCCGACGTGCTCGGCCTCGGCGCCCGCCTGGACGGGGTCGACAAGATCGCGGTGCTGCTGGTCGACGGGCTGGGCGCCTATCAGCTGCCGCTGGCCGCACCGCACGCGCCGGTCCTCGCCGACCTGGCCGCCGGCGGGCGCGGGCACGCCGGCACGCTGACCGCGGGGTTTCCGTCGACCACCCCGGTCAGCCTGGTCACCCTCGGCGCGGGGGTGGCGCCCGGGGCGCACGGCGTGCTGGGCTTCACCGTCCGCCGCCCGGACGGCCGGCCACTCACCCACATCTCCTGGGGCGACGATCCCGACCCGCGGCAGTGGCAGCCGGTGCCGACCCGGATGGAGCTCGCGGCGGCGGCCGGGGTGCGGGTCACGGTGGTCAGCCGGCCGCAGTTCGAGGGCAGCGGCCTCTCGCTCGCCGCGAACCGGGGCGGGGTCTACCGCGGCGCCGCGGACGGCGCGGCGGTCGCCGACGAGATGCTGGCCGCGCTGCGCGAGGCGGACGGCCCCGCGCTGGTCTACGGGTACCACCCGGATCTCGACCACTTCGGGCACGAGGACGGCGTCGGCTCGGAGAGCTGGCGGGAAGCTGCCCGCGGGGTGGACAAGCTGCTCGACCGGGTGGTGCACGGGCTGCCGCCGCGTTCCGCGCTGCTGGTGGTCGCCGACCACGGCCAGCTCAACGTGCCGGCGGAGGGGCGGCGGGACATGGCCGCGATCCCGGAGCTGAGCGACGGGGTGATCGGGGTGGCCGGCGAGCCCCGGGTGCGCTATCTCTACGCCGCCGACGGGGCGCTCGACGACGTGCTGGCCAACTGGCGCGGGGTGTTCGGCGACGAGGCCTCGGTGCTGACCCGCGCGGCGGCGATCGAGGCGGGCTGGTTCGGGCCGGTGCCGGACGGGCACGCCGACCGGATCGGGGACGTCGTGGTGCTCTGCTGGGGGCGGACGGTGTCGGTGGCGTCCGGCTGGGAACCGGTCAAAGCCAGGCAACTGGTGGCATACCACGGGTCGGCCACCGCTGCCGAGATGACGGTTCCGCTGCTGATCGTCAGGTGA
- a CDS encoding DUF3040 domain-containing protein — MPLSEHEQRLFDQIERSLAEDPKFASAVRASDPRFHARRRLIIAAFVIVLGLALVVYGTVASNTLLGVAGFVVMLGSAAFAMQSRKRGQAPDLRSVGGTASRRTRSGRRGNGGLLDRLEDRWKQRPEGHR; from the coding sequence GTGCCGCTCTCGGAGCACGAGCAGCGGCTGTTCGATCAGATCGAGCGGTCGCTTGCCGAGGACCCCAAATTCGCCTCGGCTGTGCGGGCCAGCGACCCGCGTTTCCATGCACGGCGCCGGCTCATCATCGCCGCGTTCGTGATCGTGCTTGGTCTGGCCCTCGTTGTTTACGGGACGGTCGCCAGCAACACCCTGCTCGGCGTCGCCGGCTTCGTCGTGATGCTCGGCTCGGCCGCCTTCGCGATGCAGTCGCGCAAGCGCGGCCAGGCCCCTGACCTCAGGTCGGTCGGCGGCACCGCATCCCGGCGCACGCGATCCGGACGCCGGGGTAACGGTGGGTTGCTCGACCGGCTGGAGGACCGCTGGAAGCAGCGGCCGGAGGGGCATCGCTGA
- a CDS encoding transglutaminase family protein, translating to MTGRRRLGLVAAGATLLASAPLSAIFASWTWLLQVLLTVIMVAGAAVLTRTLRFPSWAQALGMVVGLVVTLTWIFPSGHEMLVPMPATFAHFADLVQQAGQDTRQYAVPVPNRDGLLFVAAAGIGAVAIVVDLLTAVFRRPALAGLPMLAIYSIPVAVYLDSVPVTPFIVGACGYLWLLVADNVDRVRRFGRRFTGDGRDVDVWEPSPLAAAGRRLGLVGVVVAVLLPLIVPTVSGGLLSQLTQNGSGVGGGLGKGGGGRINLYASLTGQLNRTDTVTLLKVRTTEKEPFYLRFGVADQLTEDGSGNQAPNGNTLDKGSLPNPSVGSAVSYQQYHADIEITDQLKQTMAPVYAYPVTIGGLSGSWAFDPNQQVLYSSRVTTSKQKYSIDYLRPEYTPKQLREAEPLPENSNLRVLTEVPRNNYVSQRVRELTRGRTTEYDKVRAIYESFSTKYGFSYTTSVPSTANMPAIESFLRNKQGFCQQYATAMAWMVRAAGIPARVAFGFTRGTKDNDTYTITNRNAHAWTEVYLDGFGWIPFDATPAAGVTGAARSDWAPDTERTASPTAAATGSAAPGPGSSVAAGRAQKPDPGSDGGNPGLAGGVAPDQDNWTGLLIAIAVFTLLALLMVPALRRVLLRRQRNNATAGSPPAVATADPGLPGTAGAVTGIEVTGDAVRARADAHAAWDELIDTMVDFKIAVDLTETPRVTAQRLVKEGVLGAEPAAAAELLGSAEERARYARQPMQGAELTTALRQVRAGLSHSATARVRLRAVLLPPSIILGWRLALAEGGTRTMEAASRARDGMARFNPRRLLNRAR from the coding sequence ATGACCGGCCGTCGTCGTCTCGGCCTGGTCGCGGCCGGCGCCACCCTGCTGGCCTCGGCGCCGCTGTCGGCGATCTTCGCCTCGTGGACCTGGCTGCTCCAGGTGCTGCTCACGGTGATCATGGTGGCCGGGGCCGCGGTGCTCACCCGGACGCTGCGCTTCCCGAGCTGGGCCCAGGCGCTGGGCATGGTGGTCGGCCTGGTCGTCACGCTGACCTGGATCTTCCCGAGCGGGCACGAGATGCTGGTGCCGATGCCGGCGACCTTCGCCCACTTCGCCGACCTGGTCCAGCAGGCCGGGCAGGACACCAGGCAGTACGCGGTGCCGGTGCCGAACCGGGACGGCCTGCTGTTCGTCGCGGCGGCCGGCATCGGCGCCGTCGCCATCGTGGTGGACTTGCTCACCGCGGTGTTCCGCAGGCCGGCGCTGGCCGGCCTGCCGATGCTGGCGATCTACTCCATCCCGGTCGCCGTCTATCTGGACAGCGTGCCGGTCACCCCGTTCATCGTGGGCGCCTGCGGCTACCTCTGGCTGCTGGTCGCCGACAACGTGGACCGGGTCCGCCGGTTCGGCCGCCGGTTCACCGGCGACGGCCGGGACGTGGACGTCTGGGAGCCGTCCCCGCTGGCCGCGGCCGGCCGGCGGCTCGGCCTGGTCGGCGTGGTGGTGGCGGTGCTGCTGCCGCTGATCGTGCCGACCGTCTCCGGTGGCCTGCTCTCCCAGCTGACGCAGAACGGCAGCGGGGTCGGCGGCGGGCTCGGCAAGGGCGGCGGCGGCCGGATCAACCTGTATGCCTCGCTCACCGGCCAGCTCAACCGGACCGACACGGTCACCCTGCTGAAGGTCAGGACCACCGAGAAGGAGCCGTTCTACCTGCGGTTCGGCGTGGCCGACCAGCTCACCGAGGACGGCTCCGGCAACCAGGCGCCGAACGGGAACACGCTCGACAAGGGCAGCCTGCCGAACCCGAGCGTCGGCTCCGCGGTCTCCTACCAGCAGTACCACGCGGACATCGAGATCACCGATCAGCTGAAGCAGACGATGGCGCCGGTCTACGCCTACCCGGTCACCATCGGTGGTCTCTCCGGCAGCTGGGCGTTCGACCCCAACCAGCAGGTGCTGTACTCCAGCCGGGTCACCACCAGCAAGCAGAAGTACTCGATCGACTACCTGCGACCGGAGTACACGCCGAAACAGCTGCGCGAGGCCGAGCCGCTGCCGGAGAACAGCAACCTCCGGGTGCTCACCGAGGTCCCGCGCAACAACTACGTGAGCCAGCGGGTGCGGGAGCTGACCCGGGGCAGGACCACCGAGTACGACAAGGTGCGGGCGATCTACGAGTCGTTCTCCACGAAGTACGGGTTCTCGTACACCACCAGCGTCCCGTCCACCGCCAACATGCCGGCCATCGAGTCGTTCCTGCGTAACAAGCAGGGGTTCTGCCAGCAGTACGCGACGGCGATGGCGTGGATGGTGCGGGCGGCCGGGATCCCGGCCCGGGTGGCGTTCGGCTTCACCCGGGGCACCAAGGACAACGACACGTACACCATCACCAACCGGAACGCGCACGCCTGGACCGAGGTCTACCTGGACGGCTTCGGCTGGATCCCGTTCGACGCGACACCGGCGGCCGGGGTGACCGGCGCGGCCCGCTCGGACTGGGCACCGGACACCGAACGGACGGCCTCGCCGACCGCCGCCGCCACCGGCTCGGCGGCGCCGGGTCCCGGTTCGTCGGTGGCGGCGGGCAGGGCGCAGAAACCGGACCCGGGCAGCGACGGCGGCAACCCCGGCCTGGCCGGTGGCGTCGCCCCCGACCAGGACAACTGGACCGGCCTGCTGATCGCCATCGCGGTCTTCACGCTGCTCGCGCTGCTGATGGTCCCGGCCCTGCGCCGGGTCCTGCTGCGACGCCAGCGGAACAACGCGACGGCCGGTTCGCCGCCCGCGGTGGCGACGGCGGATCCGGGACTGCCCGGTACAGCCGGTGCGGTCACCGGCATCGAGGTGACCGGCGACGCGGTGCGGGCACGGGCGGACGCGCACGCGGCCTGGGACGAGCTGATCGACACGATGGTCGACTTCAAGATCGCTGTCGATCTCACCGAGACACCGCGGGTCACCGCGCAGCGCCTGGTCAAGGAGGGCGTCCTGGGGGCCGAGCCGGCCGCGGCCGCGGAGCTGCTGGGCAGTGCCGAGGAGCGGGCGCGGTATGCCCGGCAGCCGATGCAGGGTGCCGAGCTGACGACGGCGCTGCGGCAGGTGCGGGCCGGGTTGTCGCACTCGGCGACGGCGCGGGTCCGGTTGCGGGCGGTGCTGCTGCCGCCGTCGATCATCCTGGGGTGGCGGCTGGCGCTGGCCGAGGGCGGTACCCGGACCATGGAGGCGGCGAGCCGCGCGCGGGACGGGATGGCCCGGTTCAACCCGCGGCGGCTGCTGAACCGCGCCCGCTGA